In the Glycine max cultivar Williams 82 chromosome 19, Glycine_max_v4.0, whole genome shotgun sequence genome, CCTTATTCCATTCTTCTTACTTTATTGACTATTTTCCATAGGATactaagaaataattttattatggtAAATATAGATGTTTCTTCTGATGCTCATTTTAATATACAGGTTCCTCTTGCTTATTTGTTATCGACAACAAATTCCGTGGTTAACGAATGCAATATCGCAAACACAAAACAGAAACCTAATCCAGGTCTgtcatttgaaatttaaattcctaAGTACCTCAGGGAATGGATTCAACaaatcaatctcaataacaatgaGGAGAATAAGAAATGAAAGAGTTTAAGAGGGAAGAGAAATTGCGATACCTGAGAAACGAGGTTTTGTCCCGGCGGtgaagagaagaaggaaagaagagcAGAAGTGAGATTGAGCAAGATATCATCGACGGTGAAGAGTTGCTGAGGAAAGTAAGTGCCAAGTATATCCATTAACACGAACGGATCCATGGATACGGATCCGAAACCTTATCCGATCCTCTGCTCCGTCTCTTCTTCTGGTGTTCCGTGCATCCCGTTTCCGACGACGTTCTTCGCCGCTCTTTTTTTCTTGGCGGGAAAATTGAGAAAGTTAATGAATACGCCGGTGCCAATTCTGGGCTTTTGATGCTAATAAGCTTGGGCCTTGTGCGGGTAAACATCAAAGGAAGTTGTTATTCTCACTCTGATTTTCGTTATTCTCACACCtactgttttttaaaataatcaaaatattgaaatgatCATTTTACCTATTCTCAcaccttttgttttttaaaataatgatacaaatattttgattaatttaaaatttattttaaaataaatatttaaattattatcctacctaacacaattaattttgatttctctCGTTAttgtacttttaaaaattatagtctACTGTACATCTAATCAACTTATGGACAACAATAACTAATAACTAATAGTGTTTTACTTTACAATCCACTGCTAATACAAATCAAACTTTTTCAATGgtaaataattcataatataaatcttaagaaaaaaatattttataaaaaatgttcagaaatattataaaaaaatgcacatatCAATACACTCTagtagtattattattttataagtaaaaGAGACTTTAACAGATTATAATCATTTATCAAAATCTAAATTTAAGAATAGCTGGATCTAATCAAATTTAGTGAATTTAACTACATTTAACAACCAATTAAGTTGTTCACACTAATGATATTTATTACATACATATTAACGTAGCACTTAATATCAATAATTAgtgttttataaatataaataaacatttttataaagtaaaaaaaatattttcacttaaatagtattaatcattatttttttcagtaacctaaatataaattaaattgtaataattattatattttcataatatattaCATACATATtaactattatatttattaaattttaataattaaaatataaatttattatatgtatGACTTTTCATTaaaatctctctctctatataactaattattttttaaaaaaacatttggcacaaattgttttaaattttgatatataatatattatgagTTAGTTAAGTTTTTAGTATTTAAACTTTTCtacattttttatacaatttttagtCATTCGTTAATTTTCTATCAGTATTTTAGTTCTtctgaaaaaaatttcatatttttagttccttgtttattttcattgttcaaaattaaacattattttatcaatttttaatcctttgtttattttatatctagGATAACTTTTGAGGAATAGATATTGAATTGCCATCGGACAACCAACCATtcctttgtttgttttatatttagggCATCATCAATTTACATGGTTTGTAAAAAATTTCACAGGTCTTTGGTGCGAGGTCCGAATGATACTAGAATCAAGAGACAAATATATGTGTATAGATTAGGGGGCCATGGCCCCTTCTTAGTAACAATTTTACTATACTTATTGTAGCTTATGGTTATCATGGATAGATTTTATTGCGGTTGTTTGCTACGGGCCTTTTTGTTCCCAAGagtaaaatttcaatatatatatataagaaaatgattttaggAAAAGTTTATTGTGTTAGATATTATATATTAGTGTTTTTTTCTCTCCGTTGCTTGCTTCATCTTGTCTTTAGattcttatatttaattattaattttagtattatatataaaatttcaattactCATTTCATATTTTCTATTACTTCTGCAATACATTTGAATCTATCAACTTTTCTTCTTACAATTAAGAACTTTGagtttatgtatttttctttatttgtgcGATTTgatctttctttcctttatttttccaCACACTATTTACTGCTTgaccaaatttatttacaattataaGTTTCATCTCTTGTacgtataaatttaaatatttatatttaaaatattttaaatttataaaatatcataaaatataactattattacttgttaaataaaaaagttagaaatatAACCTTTTATATATGACCCCTGGGATTTAGTCTGGCTTTGGATTGCTGAGTATTTTTAAGTAAGATTTTAagttcaaattttgttttataaaaaaatgtgattaagaTGGAAGAACCACACTAAAGAATCAAGTGTTGggattaaggattaaaaatctCAAAAAGTGATATCAAAGCATATTTTCAAtgtttcattattaaaaaatagataaaatatttagattcatagttgattttttatctaagttttattcaacaATCCTTGAATTATGAACCATCGATGAATAATGTAAACAGTGGCTTTATGGTTCTTCATCaactaaagtttttttattctacaataggacttttttaacttttcaaatggaaagaaaaaaccatatatattcttaatattgaaaattatagtCTTCTTATATTGTGTAAACTTAATAAAATTCTCATTATGGGTAAAcactcacatatatatatatatatatatatatatatatatatatatatatatatatatatattcatttaagttCACATAGATTAAGCTAAAAATGATAGATAGTTAGGCTCTTGTTATTTACACCCACTATTTTTTCTAAGTACACACATATCTCCTTTCTACCTTTCAATTACCCGTCATAtccttttttcttaaagaaatgTTTTCAAGACATATATTTCCAAGATTACATATACCTATTTCATATATGTATCTCCACAACAATTCATAGTTATTTGTCCCATAAATATATCTTTGAAATTATGATTCATAGTTTCGGAGATGTACTTttgaaatatgtatatatatttttaataaaatatcacttaagaattaagatggttgacgataaataaaaagaatgataaatatttatcttatacacatgtttattggttttattttcatcctatcattaatattttttaaatcctctaaaatcttatttcatcttatctttattattttttaaaccttgattTTAAATTGTCATTGCCATATATTCACTATACAATAttgtattttcattattattatataatattttatgtttttctttatgtGACAATGTTTTTTTAAGGTACGTTTATCATTAAATTCACCTGACATTGAATTATTGAGGTAGACTTAGATTAAAAATGAGTAAACAtgcttaaagaaaataaatcatcatcaaaagttttgttttgtaattaagGTGTATAATATATGAAGTTAGTAACAAAGGTACATTGAAATGTAGTGCCACTCGAAGGAAAACACAAAATAccgtataataataataaatatacattattatataatgaatatagTTTATAATTAGAGTTTAAagaatgataaagataaaatgaaaataagactaATAAACATagatataagataaatatttatgttctttttttatttctcgtcGACCATctcaattattaaataatatttcattaaaaaatatatacatattctaGAAGTGTACATCTGAAACtatcaattataatttcaagaattcatttttggaaaataaaatgagtatatttctttaagaaaaaaatataataaataattgagaTAAAAAGGGATGTACCAAGTGTACTTAAAAAACAGAAATATGAATAACAAGagcaaataattattataattatgttaatattaactcacattaattattattaaaacacaaaatttcaataaaagttATCTGacacatattaattattctgtaacaataacatgttaaaataaaaaccatCAACCACATGTTTAAATAACTTAAATTccattgatttaaaataaatttctttcctactttttttaaaaaaaaatcattattctttagaaaatttaaaaagaaataaaaaaaaaacttgccaCAATCAAGGAACATTAGTTGAAAACTGAAAGGACAGACGAAGCAGAAAAAGAAATGGCTAGTCGCACGTGGTGACGAATGATGTTACACAAGACGCTCCCGTTCATCGGATTTGCTAGCAGGTCACAGTGTCAcccttttatatttaatattttcaaactgAAGTGGAATAGTCCCTTCCTTTTTACACACTAGCCGCTTCACCAAAGTTGAAAATTTTCAGAAACCAAAACCTCtccctccttttcttttttccttcttcgcCACTCTCTCCATTCCTCCGATGATTTCCGAACCGGCGAGTTCCCTGAGAAAGAGCAACTTCCAAGACCGGCGCCTCAGCATCATCGACGTTTCCTCCGCCGACGATTCGCTTCTCGATGGAAACCCTCTCAGCCACCAACGTTCAGgttatctttctcttctcttctcattTAACTGCAAACGACACCACTTATTCTCAATTGTTTGCCGTTTTATGCATCCGTCGAGATCAAACAAAACTCATTCAGATCTTCCATTTCAGAGAACCAAGAGCAGGCCGATGTGTTGTACACGCCGAACTCGAAGAAGTTCGAAGACGCCGCCACCAAACTCCAACAATGGGACCACGAGCCTCACTCCAACGACTCATCCGGAATCGGAAAACCTAAGAAAAACAGCAAATGCAATCTGCGCAAGAGTTTAGCCTGGGACAGTGCCTTTTTCACCAGCGCCGGTACCTTTCTTTCTGTACTTgcaatttgttttgtttgattggATGTTGAGTAGTTTTGTGTTTAATTGATGCGTGATTTTCAGGGGTTTTGGATCCGGAGGAGTTGACTATTATAATTGAAGGTGTTGAGAAGGATGAGAAGCCTGAATTACCGTCTATTCAAGAGGATGTGTACAAGTCGTGTGAGTCCATTTCTACGTTAGCGAGTGATAGCTTGACCTTTGAAAGTGTGGAGATGGAGGGTGATTTATTTGAGGATGTAAGAGCTTCAATTCAGAAATCTAGCAAAAAGTCCAGCCCTGCAGCGTCAAACATCAAAGTGCCATCTTCCCCTTCGGTTCCATTGTTCCAAACTCATGACTGTATGTCTTTGTCTCCACTCTGTGGTATTCAGCATAGATCCTTGCAATCTGTTTGTGAATTATGAAGAGCATTTATAAAGCATAGGTTGAGAGAGGCCAGATTGGTTCCGTGATTTTATATTAACTAGTTATCACAATTAAGGATTTGTTTTTTCATAAACTTGtaacactaatttttttttctagatgcATGGAATGAGTGGACGAATATTTTAGatgcctttttaaaaaaataaaatcgaaACGTGTGCATTCTGAATTTCTGACGAgtgtttgaaatttatttattcttctctGCTTTTATTTTGGTGTACTGATTCATACCCGATTGGTCAAATTGTTGAtttctggttttttttttcagcttcGAAAAAGGTTGGCATGGTTTCTTGCAATAAGGTAAATTGCATTTGTGATAAAGACTAGAAAGTTTTTGTAATGTTAATGTCTGAATGATTCTCAAGaatacttcaaaaaaaaatgtttatggtGCTGCCCAAGTGTGTTGGTTCAGCTGTAGGTTGATAGCTCAGCTGTACAAGACTTTATGGGTGTAGTATGTGTCCCCAAAGTTATCCTATCACAGAGGCACCTATTATCGCAGAGTGCATGGTGAGTAGAGACCCTCTCCATTTTTATTGAGAAAATGGACATCTTCATTTCTATGATGAGTAAAGGAAATTTGCAACTCTGAACAAATAGACATGATCATTTTTATACACACACAGCCATGTAAATGGAGATGTCCATTTCCTTTGAGAAATGGAGAGGATTTCTACTTGAGCACGGTGGTGAATATGGACACAATGTTTGCCACATTGCCTCCCATCAGTCCCATGGGCCCATTTTGTAACCCCTCccctctctcacacacacacaaataaaataaaaatctgcaATAACTTTGTACTGCCATTAGATGAAGGTCCCACCTGCTTCTAAGAATCCAAGTGCTGGCATGCAAGGATTTGGGAAAATGACGAAGAAGAATAATCCTATTTTCCCCCAAATTCCACAGGTATAACTAAATAAAACCACTGAAGAGAACCAGTGGCTTTTCTAATTTTGCTTACTAATGATTGGCAGAGGACCAAAGCACTGAGGCTTGTTCAATGAAATTTTGAGTGATTAACTGATTATATACctaactatttttcttattttgaagaagCATGTGGCTACAAGGAGAGAGTCATCTATTTTAATGCAATCAAAGGTACCCGGAAGGTCTAGTTTAAGTTCCACAATTCCATCCAAGAGAGATTCACTTGGCAATCCACATGTCAAAAGTGAAAGGGACAAGGCAAAACGAATAGTTGGTGGTTAGACCTTGCTTTAGCATTTTTCCACTTCTCATTTTGGCATAATGGTTACCATTTTCTGAGCTGTAGTTAactttcattttcctttgaCCTCTTCAGATAGAGTCAGTTCAGTGGCAAAAGCATCTGTTGTTAGAGGTTCTCGAGGTTCTGTGCCTAAGCCCACACTACCATCCAAATCACCTTCTGGTCCGACAGTATCAACCAGGACTAAATCAGTGACTTCCACATCTTCTGGTAACAATTTATCTGACAATATTGGTAAATCTTCTTTTAGTTACTTAAAAAGAAGTTATAAGCCAACCTCATGTTGCCCAGTTGTCAAAACACCTTCAAGGGTTGCTTCAAGAAATAAAGCTGAACCTGAGATTTCTAGTCTTTCAAGGTTGATGTCTGCCACAAAGCTTTCTTCTAGTATTTCGCCCGCTAGCTCTATCAGTGACTGGTCTTCATCAGAGTCATCCTCAACAACTTCTATGGCTAAACGTGTGTGTAATAGTTCAAGGCCCAGCATTGATTGTGGGTCAAGCAGAAAGGTTTTATTGAACACTGATGCAGATCAAGGTACACACCCTCAGACTCCTCTGAGTGATTCAAGCTTAGAAAGGCAAGAGGCTCGGCAAAGTGGGATTATTAGTCAGAAGGAAAGGACAGTGCCTGGAGCGACAGTTCTTCCTCCAGTTTCCAAGAAACCTTCAGGCCTTCGACTGCCTTCACCAAAGATTGGTTATTTTGATGGGGTGAGTTTTGCCTTGTTTATATTTGATGTAAGCCAGAAACCTTGTTGGTTAGTGGTTAGTACCATTTTATTGGAAAAATGTACAGATTTCATATCATTATGACTTTGGTCACATACTATTTAGTGAGTTTTCCTGGTGGAATATGTGCTTCTgcaaattatgatattttacttTTCCTATTTCTTTCGTTATCTCTCTATTACACTGCATTTGTTGAATTGGTGTCATATTGTTGTGCAGGTGAAGCCCTTAGTGCGCACTCCACGTGGGTCTGTTGTACCTGGTGGCTTGCCAAAACATGGAGCTGAAAGTCCAAGAGAAGGCCAAAACAAAGCAGAACTTGGAAAGCTGCAACCATCCAGATCTTTTGTTTCAATTGATAATACAAAACCCAACAACCAGCAACCTCCACATCCAAATCCTTTTCATGAATCATTAGATGTTGCAATTAAGACATCTAATAGCGTGCAGAATGGCAAAAGCTCTTCCGACATATCCATTGGTGCTGTTGAAAATACATCACACTTCCATGTAGTGGAGAAAGCTCATCATGATTTGCCACCACTTAAGGGTGTCAATAACCAGGAAAATGCTCATCATGATGATCAAATTGATTGTTTGAGCAAACAAGTTGGACATATGGACATAAATTTTGAGATAGGGGAAAAGTTTAATAGTGATTCCCTTTATTTATTGCAGAATGATATCAGCTTCCAAGATAAATCCAATGGTCTGGATTTATCTAGTCACAAAGAGCTTATTGATTGTCCTAAGAAAGACGAATTATTTAATGGTTTATCTACTACATACCTTTATGTCTCCCCAACCAGCTTTGATGTGGTAGCTTCAACAAGGAGACCCTTTGCGGTCAAAGATTCCTTTTGTAACATGGATGGTGTTGTCTTTACAGATTCAACAGTTTCAGAGGCTAAATCGACCAACTTGCCTGTGCCGGAGAGCATTATTATGAAAGAAAACGAGTGAGATTGTGTAATTAAGTTGAACTATATGTTTGTTGAGTTTGCTGCTTTGTGCAAAACTGTCCAAGTCATGAATGGATAGTCTTTATCATTTTTGAAATACTTGTTATACTATTTATACTTTAATTTGATGGGTCTTCTAGATGTATTACCCATGGATTCGTTGCTGTGAATTCGTCTTCGATGTTTTGAACGAGAAGAACCTCGTGGTGTCGTGTATCCTTTTGGATTTCATGTTCTGTTTCCCATCGGGAATTTAAATGCCTGAGATGCATTCGTTTGCATTTTCATTAAACATTGTTATATGCCTTTGCAGAAACCAACATTATATAAGGAagtgacttaaataaataaacaaaattttattctttgaatAAGTATAAATCTTGAACAAATTATTGAGTTGAGTTAggcataaaataaatgttatttttttgttactatgttggtatgaattatttatcgacttgtgtgatttttttttaattatattttttttcatttacgaGATTTAAACTGAAGATATTACTTAAAAGAATCAAGTCTAGTATAATTTAAACTAAcaattttttagtataaaataaaataaatgtcattaattattatattatttaattaataaatttagttatacTATCTCTATTTATAAGAAATGAATTATAATGTAAAagatagtataaaattataactattcaaataataaataagaaggACTAATTTGGACAAAATAAGTCAAACCAAAGACTTTAGTCTTAGTGCAtttagttaaagaaaaataacttaataaaaaacctaaatctaaactaagtttttttaaagGTGTCATATTTTTTGGTAAAACGAATTCCATCTGTAGCGTGTACATATATATAACTCGTTGTACCAAGTCACCTAATCTAGCTTTTTTTTAAcagtatattttcatttttttttcttttctattttttagtatttaagtGAATTGTTTATCCAACTAACTGCCGTGAGCTAGAAGGAGAAATAAGTTAATGCATGAAAAAttgtttatccaaacaaaatagcaaaatgagtaaaaagttaaaaaaaaaaaacatttctcatttttaataaaatacttctTTAGTATTTGTAACTTTTGTCAGTTAATACTTTGACTTAGAAATTCAAACATTAGTTTAAAATGTTGTGAAAGAAATGAATATAGCTCTTAGACAAAAAAATACGAATACACATTTAGATTTAGTTTAGCAGacagaaattgaaaatttcaaaacttcCAATAAGGAAACCCTTCAAATAAGTAACTCAAAACACCTTACCTTGGAAGTACCTCAATTTATAAGTTTAATCTAGAGAAATTTAGAATTACCAATCAAACAACAATTAGCTAAAAGTCTACAATTAAAGACACTAACTTTAATAGCTTAATTAGATTAGTTTTACTTAATCATAATCTTAATTAGTGAGATAATTAAGTATAATTATGCTTAATTAATGAGTTAGGGTTTGAATTGCTAAATTATGATACAATACACTAATATATGACTAGTTTAGCAAAATCACCCTAAACCAAGTCATTAGCCATCTAATGACTAAGATTAATCTAAGAACTTCATAGCTAAGCAAagaataaagatataaaaatattcttccCACTTAATTAATGAAGAATTGAGGATAATTCTAATGCACAAGGCCAAATACTTTTAGAAGCCAACTTGTTTAACAGCTTGTTTGAACACTCTTCCAATATATTCGCCTTTCAATATAAGATTAAAACTTTCTACACTCTTACTATTTCTTCCTGTTGTGCAAGAAGCAACATCCTCAATATAAAACCGCATCAAGTGGTACAAATGACACGGAAGTAACATTTTGTCACTTGGGACAAACAAGAATAAAGTGTGAATTGTTGATTTACATCCAAAAGCgaccaaaatcataattatGCTTCCAACTTGCATATTTCTGACTACCACTTGCCCAGAATCAGGATTCAGGAGGCATAGTTTTAACACTTCTACATTGCTCTTATCTGTCTTCAAGAGGACCTAACAAAAACATAGGAATCAAGTTAGGACAATTTCGTTTCGTAATAATTAAACTAGGCCAACTAGACTGAGACGTGCTTCAGGTGGGAGAACCGTGATTTGCATGAGTTGTAGGAATTTTAGTCATTCTAAATTTTTACTATAATTTCAACAATGAAAGATATTGATTAAAAGGAGGTGACAAGCAAGAGAGCATCACGTGTATGACGTTGAGGAAAAAAGGAAGAGGTTATAACttataaccaattaaaaatccTTTTGCGGATCAATATACGCTATTAAAATCCATATTCTATtgtgttaattaaaaattctggCAATCAAATACCCTGTTACACGAGTTATTCAgtattttacaagatagttgCTTTAAATAACcaaacaaaatcattttattgaaGGATTTTAAATTTGTGCGAAAGATACATTACTTTTGTAAAATTCTTCATtcaatcaaaaataaattattttaaaaccataTAGTGACCATTTCACAGTACCAAATGAGGTAAAATTGACCGAACTTCACACAAAGCATTCTCTATAAAAATGGAGCCCAAGTATGAGATATGAACCAAATTTAGTTCAGAAAAATTGCTACCAGAGAGATACAAAATTGTCCATAGAACTCATCCAGTCTCATGaagtaaaattcataataattttttggagAAACTAGAGAGGACACGTCCCACAAGACTAAGACCTAGGCTTCTCTTTCTTCTCCTTGAAGAGAGCCAGGAGAGACACACCAGAAACCTTCACGACCTTGAATCTGACTCCAGGAATATCACCCACGGCATGACCCTTTCGTCCAAATCCAGCTATCAAGACTTCATCCTACAAACATCAACCACACCCCGTATTATAAAGCAACTCAAAAAATTGTCCTTCCACATTTTATGGTATATTGAGCATAGGCAAAAACAGCATCACCAATAGcagcaaaataatataaataacatgATCAATTTAACTTCTTACATTCTCTTCAATGTAATTTAAGCAACCATCATTTGGCACGAATGCAGCAATCTTCTTCCCATTTTTGATGAGTTGAACCCTGGCACATTTTCGAATGGCAGAGTTGGGCTGCTTAGCCTCAATACCTCTGCAGATagaataacataataatttctTAACACCAGATGATCTAATTGAGAAAGTATGCAAGTAAATGCAACACAGTACGAGTTATATTAATCTTACATCTTTTCAAGAACAATACCCTTTGCATGGGATGAACCAGCAAAAGGCTTCTTCCATTCATTTCCAAGATGAGACTTTTTGTATGACTTGTCAGCCCACCTTTGTCTCCTACGGTGAGACTTCAGCTTGCGGGCAGCTCCCATTCCATGTGTCTTCCTGAAAGAAGTCAGAAAAGACAAagatttaattttctaactcCATGGGTtcatatgaaaatttaaaaacaaatagtcCTATATTAGTTTGCAATCTGCATGCATAAAGGAATAATGACATTTAACAACAAATAGTCCTATATCCCACTCGACATTCTATGAATA is a window encoding:
- the LOC100785074 gene encoding uncharacterized protein isoform X4 — its product is MISEPASSLRKSNFQDRRLSIIDVSSADDSLLDGNPLSHQRSENQEQADVLYTPNSKKFEDAATKLQQWDHEPHSNDSSGIGKPKKNSKCNLRKSLAWDSAFFTSAGVLDPEELTIIIEGVEKDEKPELPSIQEDVYKSCESISTLASDSLTFESVEMEGDLFEDVRASIQKSSKKSSPAASNIKVPSSPSVPLFQTHDSSKKVGMVSCNKMKVPPASKNPSAGMQGFGKMTKKNNPIFPQIPQHVATRRESSILMQSKVPGRSSLSSTIPSKRDSLGNPHVKSERDKAKRIVGDRVSSVAKASVVRGSRGSVPKPTLPSKSPSGPTVSTRTKSVTSTSSVVKTPSRVASRNKAEPEISSLSRLMSATKLSSSISPASSISDWSSSESSSTTSMAKRVCNSSRPSIDCGSSRKVLLNTDADQGTHPQTPLSDSSLERQEARQSGIISQKERTVPGATVLPPVSKKPSGLRLPSPKIGYFDGVKPLVRTPRGSVVPGGLPKHGAESPREGQNKAELGKLQPSRSFVSIDNTKPNNQQPPHPNPFHESLDVAIKTSNSVQNGKSSSDISIGAVENTSHFHVVEKAHHDLPPLKGVNNQENAHHDDQIDCLSKQVGHMDINFEIGEKFNSDSLYLLQNDISFQDKSNGLDLSSHKELIDCPKKDELFNGLSTTYLYVSPTSFDVVASTRRPFAVKDSFCNMDGVVFTDSTVSEAKSTNLPVPESIIMKENE
- the LOC100785074 gene encoding uncharacterized protein isoform X3, producing MISEPASSLRKSNFQDRRLSIIDVSSADDSLLDGNPLSHQRSENQEQADVLYTPNSKKFEDAATKLQQWDHEPHSNDSSGIGKPKKNSKCNLRKSLAWDSAFFTSAGVLDPEELTIIIEGVEKDEKPELPSIQEDVYKSCESISTLASDSLTFESVEMEGDLFEDVRASIQKSSKKSSPAASNIKVPSSPSVPLFQTHDSSKKVGMVSCNKMKVPPASKNPSAGMQGFGKMTKKNNPIFPQIPQKHVATRRESSILMQSKVPGRSSLSSTIPSKRDSLGNPHVKSERDKAKRIVGDRVSSVAKASVVRGSRGSVPKPTLPSKSPSGPTVSTRTKSVTSTSSVVKTPSRVASRNKAEPEISSLSRLMSATKLSSSISPASSISDWSSSESSSTTSMAKRVCNSSRPSIDCGSSRKVLLNTDADQGTHPQTPLSDSSLERQEARQSGIISQKERTVPGATVLPPVSKKPSGLRLPSPKIGYFDGVKPLVRTPRGSVVPGGLPKHGAESPREGQNKAELGKLQPSRSFVSIDNTKPNNQQPPHPNPFHESLDVAIKTSNSVQNGKSSSDISIGAVENTSHFHVVEKAHHDLPPLKGVNNQENAHHDDQIDCLSKQVGHMDINFEIGEKFNSDSLYLLQNDISFQDKSNGLDLSSHKELIDCPKKDELFNGLSTTYLYVSPTSFDVVASTRRPFAVKDSFCNMDGVVFTDSTVSEAKSTNLPVPESIIMKENE